One genomic segment of Cardinium endosymbiont of Philonthus spinipes includes these proteins:
- a CDS encoding sodium:solute symporter family protein, protein MTYFNISLCIIAAFLLLTLMVGICFSRQKITFREYAVGNKQFATATLVATVLATSYGGGGFIRNVQYVHKLGLYWIILVSFVDSFSIWLFSRLMLRMGPFMHNLSIAETIGNVYGKYPRIITALVGICQSIIGIAMQIIAMVYMVSVCVGLNLVNSQIITILAALILIAYSVFGGVRAVTITDILQFITFTTIIPFLAWLMFKTTGKSIVEVFVFLQTQEKFQVSSLRQFDMNLSAIIAIALCIMVPDIGAPEVMQRAYMSSGAHQAQKVFSYVSFFSFLIIGFILLISLFVFVGGGVGLPSEAIWHYIIMNTSPLFKGMVCISLLAMAMSTADSCLHVCSVMVSHDIMATIQEEIDDVRKLKIARSTTLVVGLASMFLAFYCKDLVELLMLGFAFSLPVVTAPALLAVFGFRGTSRTALIGMATGALAILVWNQWVEPVTEINGAFICMLANGLAMMAAHYLLKQPESAGWVGTSVITIVKTF, encoded by the coding sequence ATGACATACTTTAATATCTCGTTATGTATAATAGCTGCTTTTTTGTTGTTAACCTTGATGGTAGGCATTTGCTTTAGTAGGCAAAAAATCACTTTTCGAGAATATGCAGTAGGCAATAAACAATTTGCTACCGCCACCTTGGTGGCTACAGTATTGGCTACTTCCTATGGTGGGGGAGGGTTCATTCGTAATGTGCAGTATGTCCATAAACTTGGCCTGTATTGGATTATTCTTGTTTCGTTTGTGGATAGTTTCAGTATATGGCTCTTTAGTAGATTGATGTTACGCATGGGGCCATTTATGCACAACCTCTCCATTGCAGAAACGATAGGTAATGTCTATGGTAAGTACCCAAGAATTATTACCGCTTTGGTTGGTATTTGTCAGTCTATTATTGGCATTGCTATGCAAATTATCGCAATGGTCTACATGGTTAGCGTGTGTGTAGGTCTAAATTTAGTTAATTCCCAAATTATTACTATTCTTGCTGCTTTAATCCTTATTGCCTATTCTGTTTTTGGAGGCGTTCGTGCCGTTACCATTACAGATATCTTGCAGTTTATCACCTTTACTACCATTATTCCATTTTTAGCTTGGTTGATGTTTAAAACAACAGGTAAATCCATAGTAGAGGTCTTCGTTTTTCTACAAACGCAAGAAAAATTCCAGGTGAGTAGCCTACGCCAGTTTGATATGAATCTATCAGCGATAATTGCAATAGCTCTATGTATTATGGTTCCTGATATCGGGGCACCTGAAGTTATGCAAAGGGCCTATATGTCTTCTGGTGCTCATCAAGCACAAAAAGTCTTTTCATATGTCAGTTTTTTTAGTTTTTTGATTATAGGTTTTATACTACTAATTAGTCTATTTGTTTTTGTAGGGGGAGGGGTAGGGTTACCAAGTGAAGCTATTTGGCATTATATCATAATGAACACTTCCCCCCTTTTTAAGGGCATGGTTTGTATCAGCTTGCTTGCTATGGCTATGTCTACAGCTGATTCTTGCCTACATGTTTGCTCTGTTATGGTTAGTCATGATATTATGGCCACCATACAGGAAGAAATTGATGATGTGCGTAAACTTAAAATAGCTAGATCAACCACATTAGTAGTGGGGCTAGCTAGTATGTTTTTGGCTTTTTATTGTAAGGATCTGGTGGAATTGCTGATGCTAGGTTTTGCTTTTTCCCTTCCAGTAGTAACTGCTCCTGCTTTGTTAGCTGTTTTTGGTTTTCGAGGTACTTCCCGTACTGCTTTGATCGGTATGGCTACAGGTGCGCTGGCTATTTTAGTTTGGAATCAATGGGTGGAACCTGTAACGGAAATCAATGGCGCCTTTATCTGTATGTTGGCCAATGGTTTGGCTATGATGGCTGCCCACTATTTACTCAAACAGCCAGAAAGTGCAGGGTGGGTTGGCACTAGTGTTATAACTATTGTGAAAACTTTTTAA
- a CDS encoding sodium:solute symporter family transporter produces the protein MICLNIPLVIVGAFLVLTLVVGIYFSRKKTTFRQYAVGNKQFATATLVATVLATLFGGGGLVRTIERVHSSGFYWVILALSGSLAVGVISPLALRMGPFMQHLSLPETTGKIYGKYARVITALASIGSSIALIAGQINVMSLAIRICIDSIDPKSITIFATLILIVYSMFGGIRAITLTDVLQFVTFAVIIPLLAYYMMLATGDKPVGEIISFLQSQKKFQLSSVLYFDTKLVAMIALILSNLMSYIDPPTMQRVYMCSGPIQARSVFLYSTFFSFVIKIFIILVGLFVFVGAPELPVESIWSYIMVHIPPMFKGAVSISLLAMAMSTADSCLNSCAVMVSHDILESVRGVKDVPYVHQIRLARITTLVVGLFAMVLSFYYGDLLNLFVLALDLSVPIITAPFILAIFGFRGTSRTALIGMATGVLAIVAWNKWVEPSTKIDGSFVCMLANGLAMLAAHYLFKQPENTGWVGPDDAFVQLQQVRARKQQARKEAIKNGLLHFKETLARLRPSHATLTCVGFYVLISNLLTYFIAPITDHGGWLIAQLLIGICFLGYSTFVSEKIKLIPNWLIGLLWLTGLSFCLPINVLWHWWHGTNLLLTLGLSLVHLVVTLLVLPLYLGVSFVMATLFMVIYLSSIYCTNTLVLSPSTVGFLLLFCLGLGLLIFGIFVYLKAKNNHYLDQVSYLRNREKMHTSRKLKESLYNSAMLTTAHTQPKGTGSILAQVVGKVEESISFLDDDMPLYKKDFQSIINKFYDWVTYFNKKDKAKDHALLQPTKITVDALIRKVEVALSQEVVHPPRLFVAQIQGGDSVHSFYIICDIDQVIYALVKAILQVGKLEDTLAPLVKIEFHTTSLQFKQADPLDDSAPSCIAFEAIALVISDLSTPPEALPTIKAVYDDVVDGMGAQGRPEMSPSLDLQQETIASIVAAHYGYMEYGTDVKNKAILLVLPTDVTAIRDKMMIKLPIDCLTSEMPITPKEQADSMMVLMQFHDYICKSSHRSDPVDVATVSGLLLLLRKHFRFRRHSSGQLFYVRAVGIAELVVEWVFHSPKVIYASLLYELVRHTCLPLSYIKRHYNLGVYAFVLNVVGIDKRQELDHPSLLYVQNRLKAAIKEDHVQLSVLFIKLAERLYDLRHAAGYMHLTEVQHMAQETLAIDVPIAHAYLGQEISMALEQAAKQALEIYKNKRQEQYMHPSFKDLGQPT, from the coding sequence ATGATCTGCTTGAATATACCGCTCGTAATAGTAGGAGCCTTTTTGGTATTAACCTTGGTGGTAGGTATCTATTTTAGTAGAAAAAAAACTACTTTTCGGCAATATGCAGTAGGTAATAAGCAGTTTGCTACTGCTACTTTGGTGGCTACGGTATTGGCTACGCTTTTTGGAGGAGGAGGGCTGGTGCGTACTATAGAGCGTGTCCATAGTTCTGGTTTTTATTGGGTAATATTAGCACTTTCAGGTAGCTTGGCTGTTGGGGTTATCAGTCCATTGGCCTTGCGTATGGGACCATTTATGCAGCACCTTTCTCTTCCAGAGACTACAGGTAAAATATATGGTAAGTATGCGAGAGTTATTACGGCCTTAGCCAGTATTGGTTCTTCTATTGCTTTAATTGCTGGTCAAATCAATGTGATGTCCCTGGCTATTAGGATCTGTATAGATTCAATTGATCCAAAATCAATTACAATTTTTGCAACTTTAATACTTATTGTTTATTCCATGTTTGGAGGTATTCGTGCCATTACCTTGACGGATGTATTACAATTTGTAACCTTTGCTGTTATTATTCCGCTTTTGGCTTATTATATGATGTTAGCAACAGGAGATAAGCCAGTTGGTGAAATTATTTCTTTTTTACAGAGTCAAAAAAAATTTCAACTTAGTAGCGTATTGTATTTTGATACAAAACTAGTCGCTATGATTGCGCTGATTTTATCTAATCTTATGTCCTATATAGACCCACCAACCATGCAGAGGGTCTATATGTGCTCTGGTCCTATCCAAGCAAGAAGTGTTTTTTTATATTCTACCTTTTTTAGCTTTGTTATAAAGATTTTTATAATTCTAGTGGGCCTATTTGTCTTCGTGGGAGCACCAGAGTTGCCGGTGGAATCCATTTGGAGTTATATAATGGTTCATATCCCACCTATGTTTAAGGGGGCAGTTTCCATTAGTTTACTTGCCATGGCTATGTCTACAGCTGATTCTTGCTTAAATTCATGTGCTGTTATGGTTAGCCATGATATTTTAGAAAGTGTAAGGGGTGTAAAGGATGTTCCCTATGTTCATCAGATCCGATTAGCTAGGATAACTACTCTAGTTGTCGGACTATTTGCTATGGTATTATCTTTTTATTATGGCGATTTATTAAATCTATTTGTACTAGCTCTTGATTTGTCCGTCCCTATCATAACGGCCCCTTTTATATTAGCTATTTTTGGTTTTAGGGGTACTTCACGTACCGCTTTGATCGGTATGGCTACAGGTGTATTGGCTATTGTAGCCTGGAACAAATGGGTTGAACCATCAACAAAAATAGACGGTTCCTTTGTGTGTATGTTAGCCAATGGTTTGGCTATGTTGGCTGCCCACTACCTATTCAAGCAGCCGGAAAATACAGGGTGGGTTGGGCCGGACGATGCCTTTGTACAGTTGCAGCAAGTCCGTGCCCGTAAACAGCAGGCACGTAAAGAAGCGATTAAAAATGGATTGCTACATTTCAAAGAAACCTTGGCGCGACTGCGCCCCAGTCATGCTACACTTACATGTGTGGGGTTTTATGTACTTATCAGCAATTTACTAACCTATTTTATAGCCCCTATTACTGACCATGGAGGCTGGCTCATTGCGCAGCTCTTGATAGGCATTTGCTTTTTAGGGTATAGTACCTTTGTCTCAGAAAAAATAAAACTGATTCCAAATTGGCTTATTGGACTACTTTGGCTAACTGGCTTATCTTTTTGCTTGCCTATCAATGTGCTATGGCACTGGTGGCATGGCACCAATCTGCTCTTAACCTTAGGTTTATCTTTGGTCCATTTGGTAGTAACCTTGTTGGTGCTTCCTTTATATCTTGGTGTCAGTTTTGTAATGGCTACCCTATTTATGGTTATCTACCTAAGCTCCATTTATTGTACCAATACATTAGTGCTTTCGCCATCAACTGTTGGGTTTCTGTTACTCTTCTGTTTGGGCTTAGGTTTGCTTATTTTTGGCATTTTTGTTTACCTTAAGGCTAAGAATAATCATTATCTTGACCAAGTAAGCTACTTAAGGAATAGAGAGAAGATGCATACATCTCGTAAGCTAAAGGAATCGCTCTATAATTCAGCTATGCTTACTACTGCTCATACCCAGCCTAAAGGAACCGGCTCTATTTTAGCCCAAGTAGTAGGAAAAGTGGAAGAATCCATCTCCTTTTTAGATGACGACATGCCCCTTTATAAAAAGGATTTCCAAAGCATTATCAATAAGTTTTATGATTGGGTGACCTATTTCAATAAAAAAGACAAGGCCAAGGACCATGCATTATTGCAGCCTACTAAAATTACTGTAGATGCGTTGATTCGTAAGGTAGAGGTTGCCTTGTCTCAAGAGGTTGTACATCCTCCTAGGCTTTTTGTAGCGCAAATACAGGGGGGGGATAGTGTGCATTCTTTTTATATTATATGCGACATCGATCAGGTAATCTATGCATTGGTTAAGGCTATTTTACAAGTTGGTAAGCTAGAAGATACGCTTGCGCCATTGGTTAAAATAGAATTCCACACCACCTCTTTGCAATTTAAACAGGCAGATCCTCTTGATGATAGCGCGCCTTCTTGTATCGCTTTCGAAGCCATTGCGTTAGTGATAAGCGACCTTAGTACGCCTCCTGAAGCGCTTCCGACCATCAAAGCGGTCTATGATGATGTGGTAGATGGCATGGGGGCACAAGGTAGACCAGAAATGTCACCATCGTTGGACCTTCAGCAGGAAACGATAGCCAGTATTGTGGCTGCCCATTATGGTTATATGGAATATGGGACTGATGTTAAGAACAAAGCTATATTATTGGTATTGCCTACTGATGTCACAGCTATTCGTGATAAAATGATGATCAAGCTACCTATAGACTGCTTAACATCCGAAATGCCTATCACCCCTAAGGAGCAAGCCGATTCCATGATGGTATTGATGCAGTTCCATGACTATATCTGCAAGTCTTCTCATCGATCAGATCCTGTTGATGTAGCCACAGTTTCTGGTTTGCTTTTATTGTTGCGGAAACATTTTCGCTTTAGGCGGCATAGCTCTGGCCAATTGTTTTATGTACGGGCGGTAGGCATTGCTGAATTGGTGGTAGAATGGGTTTTTCACTCGCCTAAAGTAATTTATGCCTCTTTGCTCTATGAGTTGGTACGCCATACCTGTTTGCCCCTTTCTTATATTAAGCGCCATTATAATTTAGGCGTCTATGCCTTTGTATTGAATGTAGTGGGTATAGACAAACGTCAAGAACTAGATCATCCCTCATTGCTTTATGTCCAGAACCGTTTGAAGGCAGCCATTAAAGAAGACCATGTACAGCTCTCTGTGCTCTTTATAAAACTGGCTGAGCGGCTCTATGACCTACGCCATGCAGCAGGTTACATGCACCTCACAGAGGTACAACATATGGCGCAGGAAACCTTGGCTATAGATGTGCCAATAGCCCATGCATACTTGGGCCAAGAGATAAGCATGGCATTAGAGCAAGCGGCCAAACAGGCATTAGAGATTTATAAAAATAAACGTCAAGAACAATACATGCACCCGTCCTTCAAGGACTTAGGACAACCCACTTAA
- the trpS gene encoding tryptophan--tRNA ligase has product MKKKILTGDRPTGKLHLGHYIGSLQNRIKLQSTYDQYILVADLQALTDHFDHPEKVTQNIIEVTKDYLSIGIDPDQTTIVVQSQIPEIAELTVYYLNLVTLGQLNRNPTVKYEIQQKGYSKSIPAGFFCYPVSQAADITLFQAELVPVGDDQLPMIEQTNEIVRRFNKIYHTNILKECKAVLSKTSRLVGIDGKSKSSKSLGNAIALSDPPDVIKKKVFQMYTDPDHIKASDPGRVEGNVVFTYLDAFHSDQEAVADLKAHYRRGGLGDVVIKNILNDSLQRLLGPIRAKRDSLDTNMVKEILHYGTAKAAQLAKATIEMVREAIGIQSF; this is encoded by the coding sequence ATGAAAAAGAAAATCTTAACAGGTGATCGGCCAACTGGCAAACTCCATTTAGGTCATTATATTGGCTCCTTGCAAAACAGGATCAAATTGCAAAGTACATACGATCAGTATATCCTAGTAGCAGACCTACAAGCCTTAACGGATCATTTTGACCATCCAGAAAAAGTTACTCAAAATATTATTGAAGTTACCAAGGATTACTTAAGCATTGGGATTGACCCTGACCAAACAACCATTGTAGTTCAGTCTCAAATACCAGAAATTGCAGAGTTAACAGTTTATTATCTCAATTTGGTCACTTTGGGTCAATTGAATCGCAACCCTACTGTAAAGTATGAAATACAGCAAAAAGGATATAGTAAATCCATTCCGGCAGGTTTTTTTTGTTATCCGGTTAGTCAAGCGGCAGATATTACCCTATTTCAAGCAGAGCTGGTCCCAGTTGGGGATGATCAATTGCCCATGATTGAGCAAACCAATGAAATCGTTAGGCGTTTTAATAAAATCTATCACACCAACATTTTAAAGGAATGCAAAGCGGTTTTAAGTAAAACATCTAGGCTAGTGGGCATAGATGGTAAATCCAAGTCAAGCAAGTCATTAGGCAATGCCATTGCACTTTCCGATCCACCAGATGTCATCAAGAAAAAAGTTTTTCAGATGTATACAGACCCTGACCATATTAAAGCTAGCGACCCTGGACGTGTAGAAGGCAATGTTGTATTTACCTATTTAGATGCCTTTCATAGTGACCAGGAAGCTGTTGCTGACTTAAAAGCTCACTACAGACGTGGTGGATTGGGTGACGTGGTCATTAAAAACATCTTAAATGATAGTTTACAACGCTTATTAGGCCCTATCAGAGCAAAAAGGGATAGTTTGGATACCAACATGGTAAAAGAAATACTCCATTATGGTACTGCAAAAGCAGCTCAATTGGCAAAAGCAACCATAGAAATGGTACGAGAAGCCATAGGCATTCAATCTTTCTAG
- the pssA gene encoding CDP-diacylglycerol--serine O-phosphatidyltransferase, with the protein MKKHIPNCLSILNLISGAIGTVLALNGHLIYAGYSIFIGACFDFLDGFAAKLLHAQSAFGKQLDALADLISFGMLPAAILYKLIQTYERCPYRPYVALCIVVFSALRLSKFNVDPKQTNQFRGLPTPASAILIATLPMILKRALYPDLVNGLTQPLVLPLFTILLSYLLVANISFVALKFQGFSFQANRSRYFLIVVWILLTTAMQVEGLFCSVWLYILYALCKTKIG; encoded by the coding sequence ATGAAAAAGCATATTCCCAATTGTTTATCTATTTTAAACCTAATCAGCGGCGCTATAGGCACCGTACTGGCCCTAAACGGTCATCTGATATATGCTGGTTATAGCATATTTATAGGGGCTTGTTTTGATTTTTTAGATGGTTTCGCTGCAAAATTGCTGCATGCACAATCTGCCTTCGGAAAGCAATTAGATGCATTAGCAGACCTTATTAGTTTTGGCATGTTGCCTGCGGCTATACTCTATAAATTGATTCAAACTTATGAGCGCTGTCCTTATCGTCCTTATGTAGCTTTATGTATAGTTGTCTTTTCGGCACTTAGGTTGTCTAAGTTTAATGTGGATCCCAAACAGACAAATCAATTTAGGGGGTTGCCCACACCAGCTAGTGCCATACTGATCGCCACATTACCTATGATTTTAAAACGCGCCCTTTATCCAGACTTGGTCAATGGGTTAACGCAGCCCCTGGTGTTGCCTTTATTCACGATACTACTTTCTTATCTATTGGTTGCCAATATTTCATTTGTAGCTTTGAAGTTTCAAGGGTTTTCTTTTCAAGCGAATAGATCCCGTTACTTTTTAATAGTAGTATGGATCCTCTTGACCACAGCTATGCAGGTTGAAGGACTTTTTTGTAGTGTTTGGTTATACATATTATATGCTTTATGTAAGACCAAGATAGGATAA